A section of the Gasterosteus aculeatus chromosome 10, fGasAcu3.hap1.1, whole genome shotgun sequence genome encodes:
- the LOC120825947 gene encoding uncharacterized protein LOC120825947, with amino-acid sequence MGRLVMRRLCVPELDQRFSDMAETFNDQHQRYEAMVRHIRNLRQSSGCNHDDTLSLAECLGTIRAEHETRYRVSLKMKGYDFTLSVVPVVEGEEEPPPPPHLQLAQSEMKSTSECAKATISKGTTLQELVGWLLRSKNEMAERVKEAAGTLQEQGRLNENLEKNLKEVRRAKELSLGYRQRAGEVLTEAAQIAGTCL; translated from the exons ATGGGCCGGCTGGTGATGAGGCGACTGTGTGTGCCAGAGTTAGACCAGAGGTTTTCAGACATGGCCGAGACCTTCAACGACCAGCACCAGCGCTACGAGGCCATGGTCCGACATATCAGAAACCTGCGTCAGAGCTCTGGGTGTAACCATGATGATACACTTTCATTAGCAGAATGTCTGGGGACCATCAGAGCTGAGCATG AGACCAGGTACAGGGTCTCCCTTAAGATGAAGGGCTATGACTTCACCCTCAGTGTGGTTCCTGTGgttgaaggggaggaggagccaccacctcctccacaccTGCAACTGGCTCAGAGTGAAATGAAGAGCACCTCAGAGTGCGCCAAAGCCACCATTTCAAAGGGTACCACCCTTCAAGAGTTAGTAGGCTGGCTTCTCCGTAGCAAAAATGAAATGGCTGAGCGAGTGAAAGAAGCTGCAGGAACTTTACAGGAGCAAGGAAGACTCAATGAGAACCTGGAGAAGAACCTGAAGGAAGTGAGGAGGGCCAAGGAGTTGTCGCTGGGATACAGACAACGGGCCGGGGAGGTCCTCACCGAGGCCGCTCAGATAGCAGGAACTTGTCTGTAA